A region of Chelonoidis abingdonii isolate Lonesome George chromosome 8, CheloAbing_2.0, whole genome shotgun sequence DNA encodes the following proteins:
- the LOC142047233 gene encoding G-protein coupled receptor 55-like, with the protein MANSTVESYVQLFQIIVYIPTFVLGLLFNMMALWFVFCKIRKLTESTIYLVSLITLDTLLLFTLPFKIISFGSQGEWNLGSAFCSFLESLYFVNMYGSILISVCICVDRYITIQHPFLAVSLRSTKKAAMVCSIVCLGVWAGTSITCQFHDSTHTTCFYGFSDKIWENPGVLVTLETVFLGSVTAVIFCTAQIIICLKRSRKPNDPLTNTSKSVKVVIANLATFVVCFTPVHVSLLLYYLIKTDVIMSNHQPIILSFVQISLCWANLNCCLDAICYYFVLKEFLKSPPQESQKTTNSS; encoded by the coding sequence ATGGCGAATAGCACTGTTGAAAGTTATGTGCAGCTGTTCCAGATAATCGTCTACATTCCCACATTTGTCCTGGGATTGCTGTTCAATATGATGGCTTTGTGGTTTGTCTTTTGTAAGATCAGGAAGCTGACAGAATCAACTATCTACCTGGTGTCACTTATTACTTTGGATACCTTACTGCTGTTTACCctcccttttaaaataatttcctttggCTCCCAGGGCGAGTGGAACTTGGGATCCGCATTCTGTTCATTTCTGGAAAGCCTTTACTTTGTGAACATGTACGGGAGTATTCTCATCTCCGTATGTATATGTGTGGACAGATATATCACCATCCAACATCCATTCTTAGCTGTTTCCCTGAGATCTACCAAGAAAGCTGCTATGGTCTGTTCCATTGTCTGCTTGGGTGTCTGGGCCGGAACTTCCATTACTTGCCAATTCCATGATAGCACACACACTACATGCTTCTATGGCTTCTCTGATAAAATATGGGAAAACCCAGGTGTGCTTGTCACCTTGGAGACTGTGTTTCTTGGCAGCGTGACAGCAGTGATCTTCTGCACAGCTCAGATCATCATATGCTTGAAACGGAGCAGAAAGCCAAATGATCCCCTTACTAACACAAGTAAATCAGTGAAGGTAGTCATAGCAAACCTCGCCACATTTGTCGTCTGTTTCACTCCTGTCCATGTGTCATTACTCTTGTATTATTTGATTAAAACAGATGTTATCATGAGCAATCATCAGCCAATAATACTCTCTTTTGTTCAGATCAGCCTCTGCTGGGCTAACCTCAACTGCTGCCTGGATGCAATTTGCTATTATTTTGTCCTTAAGGAGTTTTTGAAATCCCCACCTCAGGAGAGTCAGAAAACAACCAACAGTAGTTAA